From a single Miscanthus floridulus cultivar M001 chromosome 8, ASM1932011v1, whole genome shotgun sequence genomic region:
- the LOC136475735 gene encoding F-box/FBD/LRR-repeat protein At1g13570-like — MADKKSLLKLKQNGLVKTKRSRLELSDLPMEILHSIVSRLPIREAVRTSILSNHWRRVWCYRTKLKFSFRSLVYKKRSGIPRFFISEQVFVQRVDALLKQHSGIGVEKMEVQFSPLNNDHAEHIDRWVQFAVASKTKQLTFDFKAQNTKKESYSFPFQFFNAANGSHLQSLKLGSVSLKHPSNIKFLLNLKKLELADVNIDNDNLELMLSACNVLEFFGISGCKMLTSLHTPRHSNHLKGLKVSLCPLLQSIELNSGLITLEYEGSLIPLGPPSTLRNICIKSLDIHSSIAYIFTELASTLPCLDKLTLKCPELKKATLPNKTLKFLYLRHLRLELIFVSRRKSADVLDLAKFLEAAPLMEELEVHMWMDYKLERYRKRHGELRNLPLHPHSHLKMVDITGFYGQKDQLELALHVLRVSTALEAMKIDPRPVVGCITLDLGMEDGLCFIDGYKIARKYLHKADSRGVVDVVKVSRDVKNIWPCKSIHPYWLSVVSED; from the exons ATGGCAGACAAAAAGAGTCTCTTAAAGTTGAAACAGAATGGACTGGTGAAAACAAAGAGATCAAGGCTTGAGTTGAGTGACTTACCAATG GAAATTTTGCACTCTATTGTATCACGATTGCCAATAAGAGAGGCTGTGAGGACAAGTATATTATCAAACCATTGGAGGCGTGTCTGGTGTTATCGCACAAAATTGAAGTTTTCTTTCAGATCATTGGTTTATAAAAAAAGATCAGGGATTCCTCGTTTTTTCATAAGTGAACAAGTTTTTGTTCAGAGGGTTGATGCACTCCTAAAGCAACACTCAGGCATAGGGGTTGAGAAAATGGAAGTGCAGTTTTCACCATTAAACAATGATCATGCAGAGCACATTGACAGATGGGTGCAGTTTGCTGTTGCATCAAAGACAAAGCAGCTTACTTTTGATTTCAAAGCTCAAAATACTAAGAAGGAATCATATAGCTTTCCTTTCCAATTTTTTAATGCTGCTAATGGTTCCCACTTGCAGTCTTTGAAACTTGGTTCTGTTTCTCTGAAGCACCCTTCCAACATCAAGTTTTTGCTAAACCTTAAAAAACTTGAGCTAGCAGATGTGAATATTGATAATGACAATCTTGAACTTATGCTGTCTGCTTGCAATGTTTTGGAGTTCTTTGGAATATCTGGTTGTAAAATGCTCACAAGCCTACATACACCTCGTCATTCAAATCACCTCAAGGGTTTGAAAGTCAGCCTCTGCCCCTTGCTTCAATCGATAGAGTTAAATTCTGGCCTGATAACACTTGAATATGAAGGCTCGTTGATTCCATTAGGACCTCCTAGCACTTTGAGAAATATATGcatcaagtcattggatattcaCTCTTCTATTGCATATATCTTCACTGAATTGGCCAGTACTTTGCCTTGTCTTGATAAGCTGACTCTAAAGTGCCCAGAACTGAAG AAAGCTACTTTACCGAACAAGACTTTGAAGTTTCTCTACCTAAGGCATCTGAGATTGGAGTTAATTTTTGTTTCCCGGAGAAAAAGTGCTGATGTTCTAGACCTTGCCAAATTCCTGGAGGCTGCTCCTTTGATGGAGGAACTGGAAGTTCAT ATGTGGATGGACTACAAACTTGAACGGTATCGCAAGCGTCATGGCGAGCTAAGGAATCTACCTTTGCACCCTCATTCCCATTTGAAGATGGTCGATATAACGGGGTTTTATGGTCAGAAAGATCAGCTCGAGTTGGCACTCCATGTTCTCAGAGTTTCTACTGCACTCGAGGCTATGAAGATAGATCCAAGGCCGGTGGTAGGTTGTATAACTCTGGACTTGGGTATGGAAGATGGACTCTGTTTCATAGATGGCTACAAGATTGCTCGGAAATACCTTCACAAAGCTGACAGTCGTGGTGTTGTTGATGTTGTAAAAGTCAGTAGGGACGTCAAAAATATTTGGCCATGTAAGTCAATTCACCCATATTGGCTTTCTGTGGTGTCTGAAGATTAA